The Desulfovibrio sp. UIB00 DNA window AACGCACTGCGCGAAGCTGGCATTGACGCTTCGGCCATTGGTCACATTAATGCCCACGCCACGTCCACCATGCTGAACGACAGCACGGAAACCAAGGCCATCAAGACCGTTTTTGGCGCGCATGCCAAGAATGTCAAAATTTCGGCCACCAAATCCATGACCGGGCATCTGCTTGGCGCGGCTGGCGGTATTGAATCCGTCTTCACGGCCCTTGCCCTGCATGACGAAATGCTGCCCGGCACCATTAACCTTGAAAACCCCGATCCCGCATGTGATCTCGATTACATGGCCGACGGCTCCAAGCACATCGCCTGCGAATACGCCATGTGCAACTCCTTCGGCTTTGGCGGCACCAATGCCAGCGTGATCTTCAAGAAGTGGCAACAGTAGCCGACAGTTTTTACTCGGCCTCTGCCCTCTCTGTTTGACAATCATCTGCCCGCCGTTGTGGCGGGCAGAACATTTCAAAAGGATGCGACGTCATGGACGAAATCCTGCTGCAAGACCCGGAACTGGCGCGAGCCATCACGCTTGAATCCGACCGTCAGATGAGCAAGCTTGAGCTCATCGCTTCTGAAAACTTTGTTTCCCGCGCCGTGCGCGAAGCTCAGGGCAGCGTGCTGACCCACAAGTACGCCGAAGGCTATCCCGGCAAGCGCTACTACGGCGGCTGCGAATATGTGGATATAGCCGAGACCCTGGCGCAGGATCGCGCCAAACAGCTTTTCAACTGCGAATACGTGAACGTGCAGCCGCACTCCGGCTCGCAGGCCAACATGGCCGCCTACCTCGCTTTTCTGAAGCCCGGCGACACCATCCTTGGCATGAACCTTTCGCACGGCGGGCACCTTACCCATGGCAGCCCGGTGAACTTCTCTGGCCGCCTGTTCAACATCGTTTCTTACGGCGTGCAGCGCGAGACGGGCCGCATAGATTATGACGAAGTCGCCGCCCTGGCGCGCGAGCACAAGCCCAACGCCATCGTTGCCGGCGCAAGCGCCTACCCCCGCGCCATTGATTTTGCCCGTTTCCGCCAGATCGCTGACGAAGTCGGCGCCAAGCTGGTGGTGGATATGGCGCACATCGCTGGCCTTGTGGCCGCCGGTCTGCACCAGAGCCCGCTTTCTTACGCCCACATCACCACCACGACCACGCACAAAACCCTGCGCGGTCCCCGTGGCGGCATGATTCTTTCTACCGAAGATATGGGCAAGACCCTGAACAGCCAGATTTTCCCCGGCATTCAGGGCGGCCCCCTCATGCACGTCATTGCTGCCAAGGCTGTGGCCTTTGGCGAAGCCCTGCGCCCCGCTTTCAAAACATACCAGCAGCGCGTGGTAACCAACGCCGCCGTACTTGCCAAGTATCTTATGGATGCCGGGTACGACCTTGTTTCCGGCGGTACGGACAACCACCTGATGCTGGTTGACCTGACCAACAAGGACGTCACGGGCAAGGACGCGGAACACGCACTTGATCAGGCGGGCATCACCGTGAACAAGAACACGGTACCCTTTGAAACCCGTTCGCCCTTTGTGACCTCTGGCGTGCGCCTTGGCACTGCCGCCCTGACCACGCGCGGCATGAAGGAAGACGACATGCGCACCGTGGGCGCGTTCATCGTGGAAGCCATTGAAAAGCGCGAGGACGCCGCCGTTCTTGAAAAGATCAGCAAGAACGTTGAAGAATTTGCGCGTCAGTTCCCGCTATTCGCCTGGTAACGGGCTGATTTTCGGGCGGTTTTTCTGACGCTTCGGCCTCGCAGGAACTTCGGGGCTGGTACCGGAAAAACCGCCAGATATAATCATAGAGGGGCTGCGCCCCCTTTGACAAAGCCCCGGTTTTGAGAAAAACAGGGGCTTTGCCTTGCGCAGACAGGCAGTTAAAAACAGCTGTTTCACAGCAGGAATGCACGGCCGATGCAGCGGGGGCGACCGGAACCGCAAGTGCTGCCTGACGCAGCATCACGGCAAAATAGCCTCGACCCTGCCTGTCGCGGATATTTTGACGTCAGGCAAGGAAGGCAAGGGCGCGGTGATGGGAGCGTACTCTTCTGGTACGCGACCGGAACCGCAAGTGCTGCCTGACGCAGCATCACGGCAAAATAGCCCGACAGGCAACTTGGCATTTTCACCAGCCGCCTGTACACTACCACCAATCAACATACGGGTGTGTTATGCAGCGAATGCCGTGGCCGGAATATTTTATGAACATCACGTACCTGGTGAGCGGGCGTTCTACGTGCACGCGGCGCAAGGTGGGCGCGGTGGCGGTTAAGGACAAGCGCATTTTAGCCACGGGATACAACGGGGCTCCGGCGGGGGTTCCGCACTGCCTTGAGGTGGGATGCTTGCGTACGCAGCTGGGCATTCCTTCGGGGCAGAGGCACGAGATATGCCGGGGGCTGCATGCGGAGCAGAATGTCATTATTCAGGCTGCCGTGCATGGCATCAATATCAGTGGCGCAGAGATTTATTGCACGACGCACCCTTGTGTGCTGTGCAGCAAGATGTTGATAAATTGCGGCATACGCCACATTTATTATGCGGAATATTACCCTGACGAGCTTGCGGAGCAGATGCTCAAGGAAGCCGGGGTCATTGCGGAAAAGCTAGATTTTGCACCGCCTGTTATCAGCGCCCAAGCCGGAGTAGACTACCATGTCTGAACTGGATTTTGTTCCCTTTATGCGTGAAGCCATTGACCTTGCAGAAAAAGGTCGGTGGTATGCCTGCCCCAACCCCACGGTGGGGGCGGTACTGGTGCGCGATGGGCAGATTGTGGCTCGGGGCTGGCACCACGCCGCCGGAGAGGATCATGCTGAAGTGGACTGCATCAAGGATGCGGCCTCGCGCGGCGTAAATCCGGCGGAGTGCACCCTGGTTGTCACGCTTGAACCGTGCTGCCATCAGGGCAAAACGCCCCCCTGCACCGAAGCCATCAAGGCTGCGGGCATCAAAAAGGTGGTCGTGGGCCTTGCGGACATCAATCCAGTTGCCTGCGGCGGCGCTTGCCAGCTGCGCGAAAGCGGCGTCGAAGTTATTGAAGGCGTCTGCGAGCAGGAATGCCGCGATCTTGTGGCCGATTTTCTGATCTGGCAGCAGCACAAGCGCCCCTACGTCATGCTGAAAATGGCCGCCACCCTTGACGGACGCATCGCCACCCGCAAGGGCCAGTCCAAGTGGATAAGCTGCGATAAATCCAGAGAAGAAGTGCAGGAACTGCGCGCGGGCATTGGCCTGTGCGGTGGCGCCATCCTTGTGGGCGGCGGCACCTTTCGCACCGACAACCCGCAGCTTACCGTGCGGGGCGAAAATGCCGGGCCGCAGCCTCTGGCCTGCGTGCTTACCTCACGCCTGCCCCAGCCAGATGCCGATTTTCACCTACTGAAAGACCGCCCGGAACAGACCGTTTTTATGGTTTCGCCCGCTGCGGCGGCCTCCACCACGGCCAAGGCCCTGCGCGACATCGGCGTAAGAGTTCTGGCGCTTGGCCCCGGCATGCACGGCGGGCCGGATTTTCCCAATCTGCTGCGCGCCGTATGGGAAGAACTGAACTGCCCCTACATGCTTTGCGAAGGCGGCGGGCATCTGGCCCTGAGCCTGCTGGAAGCGGGCCTTGTGGACGACTTCCGCCTGCACCTTGCGCCCATGATTCTTGGCGACGAAGACGCCCTGCCGCTCTTTTCCGGTCGCGCGCCCCTGAGCCTGGAAGACGCACTGCGCATGCGCGTGAGCAATACGCACCTGTGCGGCGAAGACATACATATTCACCTGCGGCCTCTTGAAGCCGCCAAGGCTTAGGCGGGCTGCATGTTTACCGGCATTATCCAGGGTCAGGGCGAGGTTCTCGCCCTGCGCGACTCCGGCACGGAACGCAGGTTCACCCTGCGCCCCCTGTTCAGTCTGCCCTCCATAGTCGATGGCGAATCCATTGCCGTCAACGGCGCATGCCTTTCTGTGGAAACCCACGGCGAAGGCGTGTTCACAGCCTACGCCTCCACAGAAACACTCTCGCGTACCACGTTGGGCAGGCTCAAGACCGGCGACAGCGTGAACATGGAACGGGCGCTGGCCTTGGGCGACCGACTTGGCGGGCATCTGGTGAGCGGGCATGTGGATTGCCTTGCTACGGTGCGCAGCGTTACGGGCGCGGGCCAGTCGCTGTGCTGCCGTCTTGCCTTTCCCAAGGAATACGGGGTGGAGGTCATTGCCAAGGGCTCTGTGGCCCTTGACGGCATCAGCCTTACCATCAATGATTGCGGGCCTGATTTTCTTGAGGTCAACATCATTCCCGATACGCAGAAGCGTACCACCATGCGCAACTGGCGGCCGGGAACGCTGGTGAATATGGAAACCGACCTCATCGGCAAATATGTACGCAGCCTTTTGGGGGCATGGGCTCCAGGCGGCAAGAGCCCGGCTGAGCAAACTGTCGCCGCGCAGACCAGCGGGTTGAGCCGCGATATGCTCTTGCGCAACGGCTTTATCTGAACATTTCCGCTTACAGAAATATTACAAAAAAACGCGTTAGCGCGCGGGCACTTGCGCAAACGCGCCAAGGAGTTGCCATGAGCACTGTTACCACCATCGCCGGACAGTTGGACGCCAAAGGCCTCAAGATCGCCATTGTGGCCACCCGTTTCAACGATTTTATCGTAGATCGCCTTGTGGGCGGCGCGCAGGACTATCTGGAACGTCACGGCCTTGATACCGCCAACATCACCATTGTGCGTATTCCCGGGGCATTTGAAATGCCGCTGGTCTGCCAGAAGCTGGTCAATTCCGGCAAGTATGACGGCGTGTTGGCGCTTGGCGCGGTTATTCGCGGCGGCACCCCCCACTTCGACTACGTGTGCGCCGAGGCCAGCAAGGGCATTGCCCAGGCCATGATGCATTCCGGCGTTCCCATCGGCTTTGGCCTGCTGACCTGCGACACCATTGAACAGGCCATTGAACGCGCAGGTTCCAAGGGCGGCAACAAGGGCGTGGAAGCAGCGGCAGCCATGCTGGAAACCATCCGCGTTATGGAGCAGTTGTAACCCATGGCAAAAGCCAAATCAGCCACACGCCGCGGCGAACGCGAACTGGCCTTTCAGGTTCTGTACGGCCTTTCCTTCACCCCGGCCCGTGATATTGACGATCTGCGGCGCATCTTTCGCATTTCTCCGGACTATCTTGCCCGCTGGGAAGGTCAGGAACCGCCCAGCCATCCCTCTGGCTTTGCCTGGGAACTGGTGGCAGGCGTGTGGAGCAAGAGCGACGAGCTGGACGCAGCCATCACCAATTTTTCCCGCAACTGGCGCGTTGACCGCATGGGCCGTGTGGAACTGACCCTGCTGCGCCTTGCCGTTTTTGAAATCATGTACCGCAATGATGTGCCGCCCAAGGTTGCCATCAACGAGGCGCTGGAACTCAGCCGCCAGTTTGGCGAAGGCAACGCCAAGAGCTTTATCAACGGCATTCTTGATGCCGTGGCCAAGGCTCTGGAAACCGGCGGAATCTCCCGGCCCGCTGCCGATCCTTCAACCATATCCGAGTAATCCGGTAAAGCCCCATGACGCACGAACGCTATAATCCGCAAGCTATCGAAGAAAAGTGGCAGTCTCGCTGGCAGGCCGAAAACGCTTTTGCCTGCACCCACAAGAGCAACAAGCCCAAGTATTACGTGCTTGAAATGTTCCCCTATCCTTCGGGCAATATCCATATGGGCCATGTGCGCAACTACGCCATTGGCGATGTGGTGGCGCGCAGCAAGCGCATGCAGGGCTTCAACGTGCTGCACCCAATGGGGTGGGACGCCTTTGGCCTGCCTGCGGAAAACGCGGCCATCAAAAACAATACCCATCCCGCCAAGTGGACCTACGCCAACATTGACAACATGCGGGCGCAGCAGAAACGTCTGGGATATTCATACGACTGGGATCGCGAGATCGCCACCTGCCGCCCCGAGTACTACCGCTGGGAGCAGATGTTCTTTCTGCGCCTGCTGGAAAAAGGGCTCGTGTACCGCAAAAAGGCAGCGCAGAACTGGTGCCCCTCGTGCCACACGGTTCTCGCCAACGAGCAGGTAGTCGATGGCCTTTGCTGGCGCTGCGACAGCCGCGTGGAGCAGAAGGATCTGACCCAGTGGTTCCTCAAGATCACTGCCTACGGCGATGAACTGCTGCAAGACCTGCAAAGCCTTGAAGGCGACTGGCCCGACCGAGTTATTGCCATGCAGCGGAACTGGATTGGCAAATCCATAGGCGCGGCCATCACTTTTGGTCTGGAAAACCCGGCTCTCAAGGCAGAAGGCGTCACGGGCATAGACGTGTTCACCACGCGGCCCGACACGCTCTTTGGCGTGACCTTCATGACGCTGGCCCCCGAGCACCCGCTGGTGGAAAAGCTCATTGAAGGCTACGAAAAAGCCGATGAAGTGCGCGCCTTTGTGGAGCGCATCCGCAATATGGACCGCATCGACCGCCAGTCTGATTCGCTGGAAAAAGAAGGCATCTTCACTGGTGCCTACGCCGTGCATCCCTTTACCGGGCAGCGCGTGCCGCTGTGGCTGGGCAACTTTGTTCTGGCTGATTACGGCACGGGCGCGGTCATGGGCGTGCCCGCCCACGACCAACGCGATTTTGAATTTGCCCGCAAATACGGCCTGCCCGTGCGCGTGGTCATCAGCCCCAAGGATGAGCAGATTGCTCCTGAAACCATGACCGAAGCCTACACCGCTGAAGGTTTCATGGTTAATTCCGGCTCATTTGACGGCACCGCCAACGAAGACGGCAAAAAGGCCGTGGCTCAGGCGCTGGAAAAGGAAGGTAAAGGCAAGGCCACCACGCAGTTCCGCCTGCGCGACTGGAACATTTCGCGCCAGCGCTACTGGGGCGCGCCCATCCCCGTTATTTACTGCGACAAGTGCGGCGTGGTGCCTGAAAAGGAAGAAAACCTGCCCGTGCTGCTGCCCATGGACGTAAAAATCCGCGAAGACGGGCGCTCTCCCCTGCCGGAAACGCCGGAATTCGCCTCGTGCACCTGCCCCAAGTGCGGCGGAACAGCCCGGCGTGAAACCGATACCATGGATACCTTTGTGGAATCCTCGTGGTACTTCGCCCGCTACACCAGCGCCCGCAAGGAAGACGGCCCCTTTGACGCGGAGGCCCTCAAGTACTGGCTGCCCGTTGACCAGTACATCGGCGGCGTGGAGCACGCCATTCTGCATCTGCTCTACTCGCGTTTTTTCACCAAGGTGCTTCGCGATCTGGGCTTTTTTCCTGCCGAGCTCAACGAGCCTTTCGCCAACCTGCTCACCCAGGGCATGGTGCTGAAAGACGGCAGCAAGATGTCCAAATCCAAGGGCAACGTGGTTGCGCCTTCTGACATGATCGCCAAGTACGGCGCGGATACGGTGCGCCTGTTCTGCCTCTTTGCCGCGCCCGCTGAACGCGACTTTGACTGGTCGGATTCCGGCATTGAAGGCGCATCGCGCTTTATTGGCCGGGTGTGGCGTCTTTTTGATGAAGAAAAGGATCGTCTGTTGCCCCTCAAGGCCTGCCAGTCCACGGCTGAGGACGCTCAGAGCGAGGAAGCCCGCGACCTGCGCCGCCGCGAACACCTTACGGTCAAGAAATGCAGCGAAGACATGGGCGACCGCTTCCAGTTCAATACGGCCATTGCCGCCGTCATGGAACTGGTCAACGCCATGTATCTTTCGCGCGAAAAGCTCGGCGTCACTGAAGGCGACCGCCGCGTGTTCTCTTCGGCCATGGCTTCCGTGCTCACGTTGCTTTCGCCCATCACGCCCCATGTTTGCGAAGAGCTGTGGCAGCACCTGGGGCATGGCACCCAGCTTGCCAGCGAGCTTCTGCCCAAGTGGGACGATGCCGCTACCGTTCAGGATATGCTCACCGTGGCCCTTCAGGTCAACGGCAAGCTGCGCGGCACAGTGCAGATTCCTGCAGCGGCGGACAAAGTCGCCATGGAACAGGCCGCCCTTGCTGATTCCTCCGTGCAGCGCCACATTGACGGCCTGACAGTCCGCAAGGTGGTGGTGGTTCCCGGAAAACTGGTCAACATCGTTGCCAACTAATTGATTATCATGGCGGAAGGGGCTGTTTTTCGCAGATGAAAAACGCCCCTTCCGCCTGTATACCCCTTCCCCGTTCCCCCTTTTGTACCTATACTGACAGCGTTGGCAGTTTCACCAGATGACGAACCTGGATTTACGGGATTTATTCCAAGGCGGAATTTATTCCGGACGGGTTTTATTCCGAGGCTGCTACGGCAGTCTTTTTTTTATCAATTTTCAGAACCATGGAACATCATGAGCGCGGCACATCCAGGATTCAGTTTTCTTGTATGCCCTGACGGGCAGTTGCTGCGCGCGCGCATGGAGCAGCTGCTTTCTTCCTTTCCGCCCGCCAGCGGGCAATGGGAACGGCACGTCTACTGGGGCGACGAGGAACCCTCGCCGCGCTTCTGGGAGCAGCTCACCCTGCAAGGCCTGTTCGGCGCGCCGCGTGTGCTGGTGGTGCGGCAGGCCAACCTGTGGC harbors:
- the glyA gene encoding serine hydroxymethyltransferase, which encodes MDEILLQDPELARAITLESDRQMSKLELIASENFVSRAVREAQGSVLTHKYAEGYPGKRYYGGCEYVDIAETLAQDRAKQLFNCEYVNVQPHSGSQANMAAYLAFLKPGDTILGMNLSHGGHLTHGSPVNFSGRLFNIVSYGVQRETGRIDYDEVAALAREHKPNAIVAGASAYPRAIDFARFRQIADEVGAKLVVDMAHIAGLVAAGLHQSPLSYAHITTTTTHKTLRGPRGGMILSTEDMGKTLNSQIFPGIQGGPLMHVIAAKAVAFGEALRPAFKTYQQRVVTNAAVLAKYLMDAGYDLVSGGTDNHLMLVDLTNKDVTGKDAEHALDQAGITVNKNTVPFETRSPFVTSGVRLGTAALTTRGMKEDDMRTVGAFIVEAIEKREDAAVLEKISKNVEEFARQFPLFAW
- a CDS encoding cytidine/deoxycytidylate deaminase family protein, with amino-acid sequence MQRMPWPEYFMNITYLVSGRSTCTRRKVGAVAVKDKRILATGYNGAPAGVPHCLEVGCLRTQLGIPSGQRHEICRGLHAEQNVIIQAAVHGINISGAEIYCTTHPCVLCSKMLINCGIRHIYYAEYYPDELAEQMLKEAGVIAEKLDFAPPVISAQAGVDYHV
- the ribD gene encoding bifunctional diaminohydroxyphosphoribosylaminopyrimidine deaminase/5-amino-6-(5-phosphoribosylamino)uracil reductase RibD, whose protein sequence is MSELDFVPFMREAIDLAEKGRWYACPNPTVGAVLVRDGQIVARGWHHAAGEDHAEVDCIKDAASRGVNPAECTLVVTLEPCCHQGKTPPCTEAIKAAGIKKVVVGLADINPVACGGACQLRESGVEVIEGVCEQECRDLVADFLIWQQHKRPYVMLKMAATLDGRIATRKGQSKWISCDKSREEVQELRAGIGLCGGAILVGGGTFRTDNPQLTVRGENAGPQPLACVLTSRLPQPDADFHLLKDRPEQTVFMVSPAAAASTTAKALRDIGVRVLALGPGMHGGPDFPNLLRAVWEELNCPYMLCEGGGHLALSLLEAGLVDDFRLHLAPMILGDEDALPLFSGRAPLSLEDALRMRVSNTHLCGEDIHIHLRPLEAAKA
- a CDS encoding riboflavin synthase translates to MFTGIIQGQGEVLALRDSGTERRFTLRPLFSLPSIVDGESIAVNGACLSVETHGEGVFTAYASTETLSRTTLGRLKTGDSVNMERALALGDRLGGHLVSGHVDCLATVRSVTGAGQSLCCRLAFPKEYGVEVIAKGSVALDGISLTINDCGPDFLEVNIIPDTQKRTTMRNWRPGTLVNMETDLIGKYVRSLLGAWAPGGKSPAEQTVAAQTSGLSRDMLLRNGFI
- the ribE gene encoding 6,7-dimethyl-8-ribityllumazine synthase translates to MSTVTTIAGQLDAKGLKIAIVATRFNDFIVDRLVGGAQDYLERHGLDTANITIVRIPGAFEMPLVCQKLVNSGKYDGVLALGAVIRGGTPHFDYVCAEASKGIAQAMMHSGVPIGFGLLTCDTIEQAIERAGSKGGNKGVEAAAAMLETIRVMEQL
- the nusB gene encoding transcription antitermination factor NusB, with protein sequence MAKAKSATRRGERELAFQVLYGLSFTPARDIDDLRRIFRISPDYLARWEGQEPPSHPSGFAWELVAGVWSKSDELDAAITNFSRNWRVDRMGRVELTLLRLAVFEIMYRNDVPPKVAINEALELSRQFGEGNAKSFINGILDAVAKALETGGISRPAADPSTISE
- the leuS gene encoding leucine--tRNA ligase, which codes for MTHERYNPQAIEEKWQSRWQAENAFACTHKSNKPKYYVLEMFPYPSGNIHMGHVRNYAIGDVVARSKRMQGFNVLHPMGWDAFGLPAENAAIKNNTHPAKWTYANIDNMRAQQKRLGYSYDWDREIATCRPEYYRWEQMFFLRLLEKGLVYRKKAAQNWCPSCHTVLANEQVVDGLCWRCDSRVEQKDLTQWFLKITAYGDELLQDLQSLEGDWPDRVIAMQRNWIGKSIGAAITFGLENPALKAEGVTGIDVFTTRPDTLFGVTFMTLAPEHPLVEKLIEGYEKADEVRAFVERIRNMDRIDRQSDSLEKEGIFTGAYAVHPFTGQRVPLWLGNFVLADYGTGAVMGVPAHDQRDFEFARKYGLPVRVVISPKDEQIAPETMTEAYTAEGFMVNSGSFDGTANEDGKKAVAQALEKEGKGKATTQFRLRDWNISRQRYWGAPIPVIYCDKCGVVPEKEENLPVLLPMDVKIREDGRSPLPETPEFASCTCPKCGGTARRETDTMDTFVESSWYFARYTSARKEDGPFDAEALKYWLPVDQYIGGVEHAILHLLYSRFFTKVLRDLGFFPAELNEPFANLLTQGMVLKDGSKMSKSKGNVVAPSDMIAKYGADTVRLFCLFAAPAERDFDWSDSGIEGASRFIGRVWRLFDEEKDRLLPLKACQSTAEDAQSEEARDLRRREHLTVKKCSEDMGDRFQFNTAIAAVMELVNAMYLSREKLGVTEGDRRVFSSAMASVLTLLSPITPHVCEELWQHLGHGTQLASELLPKWDDAATVQDMLTVALQVNGKLRGTVQIPAAADKVAMEQAALADSSVQRHIDGLTVRKVVVVPGKLVNIVAN